The Lysobacter gummosus genome includes a region encoding these proteins:
- a CDS encoding ferredoxin--NADP reductase has product MQLATERVIDVKHWNDSLFSFRTTRDPGFRFDSGHFVMVGLEVDGRPLMRAYSIASAHYEEHLEFFSIKVPDGPLTSRLRHISSGDEVLVSRRPTGTLVLNDLNPGKRLYLLGTGTGLAPFLSIIRDPLTYERFETVVLAHGVRHISDLAYADFLERELPAHEFLGDLVRERLIYYPSVTREPFRNQGRITDAIADGLMAQTLGLPALNPVEDRVMLCGSPQMLEDTAMLLEGRGFKPSPRTREPGDYVIERAFVEK; this is encoded by the coding sequence ATGCAGTTGGCGACCGAACGCGTCATCGACGTCAAACACTGGAACGACAGCTTGTTCAGCTTTCGCACCACCCGCGATCCGGGCTTCCGCTTCGACAGCGGCCACTTCGTGATGGTCGGGCTGGAAGTAGACGGCAGGCCGCTGATGCGCGCCTACTCGATCGCCAGCGCGCACTACGAAGAGCATCTGGAGTTCTTCAGCATCAAGGTGCCCGACGGCCCGCTGACTTCGCGGCTGCGCCACATCAGCAGCGGCGACGAAGTGCTGGTGAGCCGGCGTCCCACCGGCACGCTGGTGCTCAACGACCTCAATCCCGGCAAGCGCCTGTACCTGCTCGGCACCGGCACCGGGCTGGCGCCGTTCCTGAGCATCATCCGCGACCCGCTCACCTACGAGCGCTTCGAAACCGTGGTGCTGGCGCACGGCGTGCGCCATATCAGCGACCTGGCCTACGCGGATTTCCTCGAACGCGAACTGCCCGCGCACGAGTTCCTCGGCGATCTGGTGCGCGAGCGCCTGATCTACTACCCCAGCGTCACCCGCGAGCCGTTCCGCAACCAGGGCCGCATCACCGATGCGATCGCCGACGGCTTGATGGCGCAGACCTTGGGCCTGCCGGCGCTGAACCCTGTCGAGGACCGGGTGATGCTGTGCGGCAGCCCGCAGATGCTCGAAGACACCGCGATGCTGCTGGAAGGTCGCGGCTTCAAGCCGTCGCCGCGCACGCGCGAGCCCGGCGACTACGTGATCGAGCGGGCGTTCGTGGAGAAGTGA
- a CDS encoding sterol desaturase family protein has translation MVIYSVTAITLEWNLGAASMAYVLATIVYLAGLERLIPYERAWLPTRREWGLYALYFVLTVIGGALAQVPVMAVVSKVAPLHPALPLWAEIPLALLLSSLASYAVHRAGHDIPLLWRLHGVHHVPDKVNVGNNGVNHVFDIVLAQFFVQVSLSLIGFSEHAVFAVGVFIIAQGYFVHANIDVRLGWLNHLLASPELHRMHHSCDKAEAGHFGSDLSIWDRLFGSYTWRPDRRPRAIGLFDPGSFPRNGAIFSTLIHPLRPRRKAPRA, from the coding sequence GTGGTTATCTATTCAGTAACCGCGATAACCCTGGAGTGGAATCTCGGCGCCGCCAGCATGGCCTATGTGCTGGCCACCATCGTTTATCTGGCCGGGCTGGAGCGGCTGATTCCCTATGAGCGCGCGTGGCTGCCGACCCGGCGCGAATGGGGCCTGTACGCGCTGTACTTCGTCCTGACCGTGATCGGCGGCGCGCTGGCCCAGGTGCCGGTGATGGCGGTGGTGTCGAAAGTCGCACCGCTCCATCCGGCGCTGCCGCTATGGGCCGAAATCCCGCTGGCGCTGCTGCTCAGTTCGCTGGCGAGCTACGCGGTGCACCGCGCCGGCCACGACATCCCGCTGCTGTGGCGGCTGCACGGCGTGCATCACGTGCCGGACAAGGTCAACGTCGGCAACAACGGCGTCAACCACGTGTTCGACATCGTGCTGGCGCAGTTCTTCGTCCAGGTGAGTCTGTCGCTGATCGGTTTTTCCGAGCACGCGGTGTTCGCCGTCGGCGTCTTCATCATCGCCCAGGGCTATTTCGTCCACGCCAACATCGACGTGCGCCTGGGCTGGCTCAATCACCTGCTCGCCAGCCCCGAACTGCATCGCATGCACCACAGCTGCGACAAGGCCGAGGCCGGCCACTTCGGCTCGGACCTGTCGATCTGGGATCGATTGTTCGGCAGCTACACCTGGCGGCCCGACCGCCGGCCGCGCGCCATCGGCCTGTTCGACCCGGGCTCGTTCCCGCGCAACGGCGCGATCTTCTCGACCCTCATCCACCCGTTACGGCCGCGCAGGAAAGCACCGCGCGCGTAG
- a CDS encoding HSAF biosynthetic non-ribosomal peptide synthetase/polyketide synthase has protein sequence MTDSSKKPTSSEAPSNDAASQAAAQGAGHDAAPAAAEDRIAIVGIGCRLPGGASDHRAFWQNLIEGKDCLSATPLNRYDVRTLGSSDKSKPGRLVGGRGGYIDGFDEFDPAFFGISPREADYMDPQQRKLLEVSWEALEDGGLRPGQLAGQDIGVFVGAFTLDYKIVQFADLSFETLAAHTATGTMMTMASNRISYCFDFRGPSLSIDTACSSSLVAVHLACHSLRRRETSLALAGGTLLHMTPQYTIAETKGGFLSPEGKSRTFDAAANGYVRAEGVGIVALKRLDDALRDGDPIYAVIVGTGVNQDGHSNGITVPNPDAQVALIKRVCEEAGIEPGSLQYMEAHGTSTPVGDPIEARALGRALAIGRKPGDKCYVGSVKTNIGHTEAAAGVAGLIKTALALKHKTIPPHINLNTINPDIDLASMPYEIPTQVTAWPEHEGPARAGVNSFGFGGTNAHVLLEEAPLRESAQAAAQTQDAQPATASGAYNILPLTARDAAAFPELVAGIRKELARGGEDAISLQDLGYTLAHRRQHLDARLSFVYDSRAALDERLAAFEAGEAHPHIIADERRGTAAPKLAWVFTGMGPQWWAMGRQLFDNDPIYREVIEQCDRELSKHVDWSLIKEMNAAEADSQMSDTWLAQPANFAVQIALAAMWRAKGIVPDAIVGHSTGEVAAFYAAGVYTLEQAVKVVVHRSRLQQKLVDTGSMLAVSLTEAEALKRVKPYGDRVSVAAVNSPTAITLAGDQDALAELAAKLQAEQLFAKFLTVRVPYHSAKMDLIKDELLQCLDGLAPHPAQLPLYMTAKPGIAQGHELDAGYWWENVRNSVGFRAAIDQMADDGFDLFLEIGPHPVLGHSINECFAARGLSAKSVPSIRRQEDEAARFTASLATLHNLGLAIDWNALHPRGRHVTLPRYPFKRDRYWVEPRPVEQIRLGQLDHPLLGRRMANAEPTWEAKLDAEHLPYLQDHRIQGNVLFPAAGYIEMAAQAVRAMTGGASAAIADIELRKALFLPDSEAASVQLSFSSDGAGFNVSTLSADGLDRTVHAAGSVRASQGQRPGPALDARAVRERSPLYLARSACYDALAAMGYHYGPAFQGIEEVWVGHGEALARIVPTEQLQGGAADHHFHPAMLDACFQALLTPQILKRQSGDADDSGIRLPLSIQEVRTDAIGDRALWVHALITFDGGDELIGDIHVYDEHGAPLGRVGGFRAANVENASAKVSLSTIDNWLADVQWIERSTDAADSAEAGETDGWLIFADEQGLGDELAALAVQRGERVHLVRPGKRYKLEKDLRESSVTPGASKDLQRLFADLNKTGNGRFGTIVHLWNLDQPTLDEIDARALHSGNSRGAYSLIALSQALASSHPHGRLHIVTRGTQAVARGDAVEPLGAPAWGIGRVLWYQELVGQRGKLIDLPLVADNDPTVRVGEAALLRREVLSIDEDEIALRDGKRYTSRLLPAAELTKPLPLRLRSDGAYLITGAFGALGRLLCRTLVKRGARKLILVGRSKLPPRAQWRDTEADTTVGRNVRFLKELERLGAEPILAQLDITDEGALRGWLADYRQRDLPPIRGAFHLAGQVRDTLLAEMERETFDTVYDPKVVGGWLLHKYLADQPLEHFVLFASIASLVTTAGQSNYAAGNAFLDALAHHRRAQGLPALALDWGPWATGMIEELGLIDHYRNSRGMSSLSPDAGMDVLERVIGQDRAQLLVATVVDWPIFLAWYASPPPLVVELAKHGAGSGSNEHGSFVEAFRDADADTRWNLLNERFHGLIAQVMRIKHEQIDTDASLNALGLDSLLAMELRARIHTELKVALPVVTLLSSSSIGTLGEQLHAALIELVAADGQDDGSSQFIAHTDDTRYPLTQNQNALWFLKQLNPDGFAYNIGGAVEVRAELEPELMFAAVRVLIARHPSLRANFMLDQGQAVQKISAEGKYDIALFDAQDRSWDEIYQQIIREYRKPYDLEHDALVRFRLFKRGKDRWVIMKAVHHIISDAISTFTFIEELLAVYEGLRRGEKVELAPVRSKYLDFLNWQNKFLAGRDAAKMLSYWRDHLPEQVPILALPTDKPRPIVQTHNGASEFFTLDTELSARIHSLARENGVTVFMVLLSAYYILLHRYTGQDDVIVGSPVMGRTQEEFAQVYGYFVNPLPLHVNLAAQPSISEILAQVQQIVLNGLDNQEYPFVLLVEKLGLQHDPSRSAVFQAMFILLSHKVATEKYGYRLEYIELPEEEGQFDLTLSAYEDEADQRFHCVFKYNTDLFHAQTVQRLASHYVNLLDELTRAPADSSIAQLQLLGADERRTVLEHWSGAEELADAARPVHRLIAQIAKAKPDSIAVTAPSESGDTRQLSYGELERRSNRLARKLRELGVRDGAVVALCLDKSPELIVILLAVLKAGGAYLPLDPDYPSERLAYMASHAGAQFAVVDEERRERLAGWNGEVLTPDDLHLIADADTDASPVDFPVEMNHTAYVIYTSGSTGKPKAVRVTHANLASAYAGWEREYRLDETRAHLQMASFSFDVFAGDLVRALCSGSTLVLITRELLFNTQRLYQIMLDQRVDAGEFVPAVVRGVMDYCEREGKRLDFMRLLIVGSDVWKVEEYRRLRALAGADTRVINSYGLSEATIDSTYFEGDAADLEASRMVPIGRAFPNSALYILDAHQQPVPAGVPGELWIGGSGVSAGYVGDDEQTAQRFRELPLGRGGQPRRVYRSGDLARWSADGEVQLIGRADNQVKVRGHRVEIGEIESQLAAWPAIGQTVISVREDANGETALCAYCIAANEGERLNWRALREHLAAYLPTFMIPTHYVQLDAFPLSANGKVDLAALPAPDGNDAQAEFEAPVTLYEVRMAEHWKQLLGLEQVGLQHDFFEVGGSSIKLIELIYNLQTEFNIAIAVSQLFKVTTLHGMAKTVEAISLGRVAGAQPYLRFNQGRSHEQTIFCFPPAGGHGLVYRQLAVHMPEYEFVSFNYILGDEKIASYADLIESIHAPDGHCTLFGYSLGGNLAFEVAKELERRGREVPNVVIMDSYRIPESFELGNEHFEAFERELTEHLRKHTGSEIVAQETLEQAKDYIRFCSQTPNIGVIAAPVSVISDEDKLVFYGTGHRGTWHGSSTTRSQVYKGFGKHADMLDHNYIALNAALARDILVGGQTNAA, from the coding sequence ATGACGGACTCCAGCAAGAAGCCCACCTCCAGCGAGGCTCCGAGCAATGACGCCGCTTCGCAGGCCGCGGCCCAGGGCGCAGGCCACGACGCCGCGCCGGCCGCGGCCGAAGACCGCATCGCCATCGTAGGCATCGGCTGCCGCCTGCCCGGCGGCGCGTCGGACCATCGCGCGTTCTGGCAGAACCTGATCGAAGGCAAGGACTGCCTGAGCGCGACTCCGCTCAACCGCTACGACGTGCGCACGCTGGGCAGCAGCGACAAGAGCAAGCCCGGCCGGTTAGTCGGCGGGCGCGGCGGCTACATCGACGGCTTCGACGAATTCGATCCGGCCTTCTTCGGCATCAGCCCGCGCGAAGCCGACTACATGGACCCGCAGCAACGCAAGCTGCTGGAAGTGTCGTGGGAGGCGCTGGAAGACGGCGGCCTCAGGCCCGGCCAGCTCGCCGGCCAGGACATCGGCGTGTTCGTCGGCGCCTTCACCCTGGACTACAAGATCGTCCAGTTCGCCGACCTGAGCTTCGAGACGCTGGCCGCGCACACCGCCACCGGCACGATGATGACGATGGCGTCGAACCGCATCTCGTACTGCTTCGACTTCCGCGGCCCCAGCTTGTCGATCGACACCGCCTGCAGTTCCTCGCTGGTCGCCGTGCACCTGGCCTGCCACAGCCTGCGCCGGCGCGAGACCAGTCTGGCGCTGGCCGGCGGCACCCTGCTGCACATGACGCCGCAATACACCATCGCCGAAACCAAGGGCGGGTTCCTGTCGCCGGAAGGCAAGTCGCGCACCTTCGACGCCGCCGCCAACGGCTACGTGCGCGCCGAGGGCGTGGGCATCGTCGCGCTCAAGCGCCTGGACGACGCGTTGCGCGACGGCGATCCGATCTATGCGGTGATCGTCGGCACCGGCGTCAACCAGGACGGCCACAGCAACGGCATCACCGTGCCCAATCCCGATGCGCAGGTCGCGCTGATCAAGCGCGTGTGCGAAGAGGCCGGCATCGAACCGGGCAGCCTGCAGTACATGGAAGCGCACGGCACCTCGACGCCGGTCGGCGATCCGATCGAAGCCCGGGCGCTGGGCCGCGCGCTGGCGATCGGGCGCAAGCCCGGCGACAAGTGCTATGTCGGTTCGGTCAAGACCAACATCGGCCACACCGAAGCCGCCGCCGGCGTCGCCGGTCTGATCAAGACCGCGCTGGCGCTCAAGCACAAGACGATTCCGCCGCACATCAACCTCAACACGATCAATCCCGACATCGATCTGGCCTCGATGCCGTACGAGATCCCGACCCAGGTCACCGCCTGGCCCGAACACGAAGGCCCGGCGCGCGCCGGCGTCAATTCGTTCGGCTTCGGCGGCACCAACGCGCATGTGTTGCTGGAAGAAGCGCCGTTGCGCGAGAGCGCGCAGGCCGCGGCGCAAACGCAGGACGCGCAGCCGGCCACCGCCAGCGGCGCCTACAACATCCTGCCGCTGACCGCGCGCGACGCGGCCGCGTTCCCCGAGTTGGTCGCCGGTATCCGCAAGGAACTGGCGCGCGGCGGCGAGGATGCGATCTCGCTGCAGGACCTGGGTTACACCCTCGCCCATCGCCGCCAGCATCTGGATGCGCGGTTGTCCTTCGTCTACGACAGCCGCGCCGCGCTCGACGAGCGTCTGGCCGCGTTCGAAGCCGGCGAAGCGCATCCGCACATCATCGCCGACGAACGCCGCGGCACCGCGGCGCCGAAGCTGGCCTGGGTGTTCACCGGCATGGGCCCGCAGTGGTGGGCGATGGGCCGGCAGTTGTTCGACAACGATCCGATCTACCGCGAGGTGATCGAGCAATGCGATCGCGAACTGTCCAAGCACGTGGACTGGTCGTTGATCAAGGAAATGAACGCCGCCGAAGCCGATTCGCAGATGAGCGACACCTGGCTGGCGCAGCCGGCGAACTTCGCCGTGCAGATCGCGCTGGCGGCGATGTGGCGCGCCAAGGGCATCGTGCCCGACGCCATCGTCGGCCATAGCACCGGCGAGGTCGCCGCGTTCTACGCCGCCGGCGTCTACACCCTGGAACAAGCGGTGAAAGTGGTCGTGCACCGCAGCCGCCTGCAGCAGAAACTGGTCGATACCGGCAGCATGCTCGCCGTCAGTCTGACCGAGGCCGAAGCGCTCAAGCGGGTGAAGCCGTACGGCGATCGCGTCTCGGTGGCGGCGGTGAACAGCCCCACCGCGATCACCCTGGCCGGCGATCAGGACGCGCTGGCCGAACTGGCCGCCAAGCTGCAGGCCGAGCAGTTGTTCGCCAAGTTCCTGACCGTGCGCGTGCCGTACCACAGCGCCAAGATGGATCTGATCAAGGACGAATTGCTGCAGTGCCTGGACGGGCTGGCGCCGCATCCGGCGCAGTTGCCGCTGTACATGACCGCCAAGCCGGGCATCGCCCAGGGTCATGAGCTCGACGCTGGCTACTGGTGGGAGAACGTGCGCAACAGCGTCGGCTTCCGCGCCGCCATCGATCAGATGGCCGACGACGGCTTCGACCTGTTCCTGGAAATCGGCCCGCATCCGGTGCTGGGCCATTCGATCAACGAATGCTTCGCCGCGCGCGGCCTCAGCGCCAAGAGCGTCCCCTCGATCCGCCGCCAGGAAGACGAGGCCGCGCGCTTCACCGCCTCGCTGGCGACCTTGCACAACCTGGGCCTGGCGATCGACTGGAACGCGCTGCATCCGCGCGGCCGCCACGTCACCCTGCCGCGTTATCCGTTCAAGCGCGATCGCTACTGGGTCGAGCCGCGTCCGGTCGAACAGATCCGCCTGGGCCAGCTCGATCATCCGCTGCTGGGCCGGCGCATGGCCAATGCCGAGCCGACCTGGGAAGCCAAGCTCGACGCCGAACACCTGCCGTATCTGCAGGATCACCGCATCCAGGGCAACGTGCTGTTCCCGGCCGCGGGCTACATCGAAATGGCCGCGCAGGCGGTGCGCGCGATGACCGGCGGCGCTTCGGCGGCGATCGCCGACATCGAACTGCGCAAGGCCTTGTTCCTGCCCGACAGCGAAGCGGCCAGCGTGCAGTTGTCGTTCTCCTCCGACGGCGCCGGCTTCAACGTCTCGACCCTGAGCGCCGACGGCCTGGACCGCACCGTGCACGCCGCCGGCAGCGTCCGCGCCAGCCAGGGCCAGCGCCCCGGCCCGGCGCTGGATGCGCGCGCGGTGCGCGAACGCAGCCCGCTGTATCTGGCGCGTTCGGCCTGCTACGACGCGCTGGCGGCGATGGGCTATCACTACGGCCCGGCGTTCCAGGGCATCGAGGAAGTCTGGGTCGGCCACGGCGAAGCGCTGGCGCGGATCGTGCCGACCGAGCAACTGCAAGGCGGCGCGGCCGATCATCACTTCCATCCGGCCATGCTCGACGCCTGCTTCCAGGCGCTGCTGACGCCGCAGATCCTCAAGCGCCAGAGCGGCGACGCCGACGACAGCGGCATCCGCCTGCCGCTGTCGATCCAGGAAGTGCGCACCGACGCCATCGGCGACCGCGCGCTGTGGGTGCATGCGCTGATCACCTTTGATGGCGGCGACGAGCTCATCGGCGATATCCACGTCTACGACGAACACGGCGCCCCGCTCGGCCGCGTCGGCGGCTTCCGCGCGGCCAATGTCGAGAACGCCTCGGCCAAGGTCAGCCTGAGCACGATCGACAACTGGCTGGCCGACGTGCAGTGGATCGAGCGAAGCACCGACGCGGCCGATTCGGCCGAGGCCGGCGAGACCGACGGCTGGCTGATCTTCGCCGACGAACAAGGCCTGGGCGACGAACTCGCCGCGCTGGCCGTGCAGCGTGGCGAGCGCGTGCATCTGGTGCGGCCGGGCAAGCGCTACAAACTGGAGAAAGACCTTCGCGAATCGTCGGTCACGCCCGGCGCGAGCAAGGACCTGCAGCGCCTGTTCGCCGATCTGAACAAGACCGGCAACGGCCGCTTCGGCACGATCGTGCATCTGTGGAATCTGGATCAGCCCACGCTCGATGAGATCGACGCGCGCGCACTGCACAGCGGCAACAGCCGCGGCGCGTATTCGCTGATCGCGCTGAGCCAGGCGCTGGCGTCCTCGCATCCGCACGGCCGTCTGCACATCGTCACCCGCGGCACCCAGGCGGTCGCGCGCGGCGACGCGGTCGAGCCGCTGGGCGCGCCGGCCTGGGGCATCGGCCGGGTGCTGTGGTACCAGGAATTGGTCGGCCAGCGCGGCAAGCTGATCGATCTGCCCCTTGTCGCCGACAACGATCCGACCGTGCGCGTCGGCGAAGCGGCGCTGCTGCGTCGCGAGGTGTTGTCGATCGACGAAGACGAGATCGCCCTGCGCGACGGCAAGCGCTACACCAGCCGCCTGTTGCCGGCGGCGGAACTGACCAAGCCGCTGCCGCTGCGCTTGCGCAGCGATGGCGCCTACTTGATCACCGGCGCGTTCGGCGCGCTGGGCCGCCTGCTCTGCCGCACCCTGGTCAAGCGCGGCGCGCGCAAACTGATCCTGGTCGGCCGCAGCAAACTGCCGCCGCGCGCGCAATGGCGCGATACCGAAGCCGACACCACCGTCGGCCGCAACGTGCGCTTCCTCAAGGAACTCGAACGCCTCGGCGCCGAGCCGATCCTGGCCCAGCTCGACATCACCGACGAAGGCGCGCTGCGCGGCTGGCTGGCCGATTACCGCCAGCGCGACCTGCCGCCGATCCGCGGCGCCTTCCATCTGGCCGGGCAAGTGCGCGACACCTTGCTGGCGGAAATGGAACGCGAGACTTTCGACACCGTCTACGATCCGAAAGTCGTCGGCGGCTGGCTGCTGCACAAGTACCTGGCCGATCAGCCGCTGGAACATTTCGTGCTGTTCGCTTCGATCGCGTCCCTGGTCACCACCGCCGGCCAGAGCAATTACGCCGCCGGCAACGCCTTCCTCGACGCCCTCGCCCACCATCGCCGCGCGCAGGGACTGCCGGCGCTGGCGCTGGACTGGGGCCCGTGGGCGACCGGCATGATCGAAGAGCTCGGCCTGATCGACCATTACCGCAACAGCCGCGGTATGAGCTCGCTGTCGCCCGATGCGGGCATGGACGTGCTCGAACGCGTGATCGGCCAGGATCGCGCACAGCTGCTGGTCGCGACCGTGGTCGATTGGCCGATCTTCCTGGCCTGGTACGCCTCGCCGCCGCCGCTGGTGGTCGAGCTGGCCAAGCACGGCGCCGGCAGCGGCAGCAACGAACACGGCAGCTTCGTGGAAGCCTTCCGCGACGCCGACGCCGACACGCGCTGGAACCTCCTCAACGAGCGCTTCCACGGCCTGATCGCCCAGGTCATGCGGATCAAGCACGAACAGATCGACACCGACGCCAGCCTCAACGCGCTCGGCCTGGATTCACTGCTGGCGATGGAACTGCGCGCGCGCATCCACACCGAACTGAAGGTCGCGCTGCCGGTGGTGACCTTGCTCAGCAGTTCCTCGATCGGCACGCTCGGCGAACAACTGCATGCCGCGCTGATCGAACTGGTCGCGGCCGACGGCCAGGACGACGGTTCCTCTCAGTTCATCGCCCACACCGACGACACCCGCTATCCGCTGACCCAGAACCAGAACGCGCTGTGGTTCCTCAAACAGCTCAATCCGGACGGCTTCGCGTACAACATCGGCGGCGCGGTGGAAGTGCGCGCCGAACTGGAACCTGAGCTGATGTTCGCGGCGGTGCGCGTGCTGATCGCGCGCCATCCCAGCCTGCGCGCCAACTTCATGCTCGACCAGGGCCAGGCGGTGCAGAAGATCTCCGCCGAGGGCAAGTACGACATCGCCCTGTTCGACGCCCAGGACAGGAGCTGGGACGAGATCTACCAGCAGATCATCCGCGAGTACCGCAAGCCTTACGACCTGGAACACGATGCGCTGGTGCGCTTTCGCTTGTTCAAGCGCGGCAAGGATCGCTGGGTGATCATGAAGGCCGTCCATCACATCATCTCGGACGCGATCTCCACCTTCACCTTCATCGAAGAACTGCTGGCGGTGTACGAAGGCCTGCGCCGCGGCGAAAAAGTCGAACTGGCGCCGGTGCGCTCCAAGTACCTGGACTTCCTCAATTGGCAGAACAAGTTCCTGGCCGGGCGCGACGCGGCCAAGATGCTCAGCTACTGGCGCGATCACCTGCCCGAGCAGGTGCCGATCCTGGCCCTGCCGACCGACAAGCCGCGTCCGATCGTGCAGACCCACAACGGCGCCTCGGAGTTCTTCACCCTCGACACCGAGCTCAGCGCGCGCATCCACAGCCTGGCGCGCGAGAACGGCGTGACCGTGTTCATGGTCCTGCTGAGCGCGTACTACATCCTGCTGCACCGCTACACCGGCCAGGACGACGTGATCGTCGGCAGCCCGGTGATGGGGCGCACTCAGGAAGAGTTCGCGCAGGTCTACGGCTATTTCGTCAATCCGCTGCCGCTGCACGTGAATCTGGCGGCGCAGCCGAGCATCTCGGAAATCCTCGCCCAGGTGCAGCAGATCGTGCTCAACGGCTTGGACAACCAGGAGTATCCGTTCGTGCTGCTGGTCGAGAAGCTGGGCCTGCAGCACGACCCGAGCCGCTCGGCGGTGTTCCAGGCCATGTTCATCCTGCTCTCGCACAAGGTCGCCACGGAGAAGTACGGCTACCGTCTGGAGTACATCGAACTGCCGGAAGAAGAAGGCCAGTTCGACCTCACCCTGTCGGCCTACGAGGACGAAGCCGACCAGCGCTTCCATTGCGTGTTCAAGTACAACACCGACCTGTTCCACGCCCAGACCGTGCAGCGGCTGGCCAGCCACTACGTCAACCTGCTCGACGAACTGACCCGCGCGCCGGCCGACAGTTCGATCGCGCAACTGCAGTTGCTCGGCGCCGACGAACGCCGCACGGTGCTGGAACACTGGAGCGGCGCGGAGGAACTCGCCGACGCCGCGCGTCCGGTGCATCGGCTGATCGCGCAGATCGCCAAGGCCAAGCCCGACAGCATCGCGGTGACAGCGCCGAGCGAATCGGGCGACACCCGCCAGCTCAGCTACGGCGAACTGGAACGCCGCTCCAACCGCCTGGCGCGCAAGCTGCGCGAGTTGGGCGTGCGCGACGGCGCGGTGGTGGCCCTGTGCCTGGACAAGTCGCCGGAACTCATCGTTATCCTGCTCGCCGTGCTCAAGGCCGGCGGCGCGTATCTGCCGCTGGACCCGGACTATCCCTCGGAGCGACTGGCCTACATGGCCAGCCATGCCGGCGCGCAGTTCGCGGTGGTCGATGAGGAACGCCGCGAACGTTTGGCTGGCTGGAACGGCGAAGTGCTCACGCCCGACGATCTGCACCTGATCGCCGACGCCGACACCGATGCCTCGCCGGTGGATTTCCCGGTCGAGATGAATCACACCGCGTACGTGATCTACACCTCCGGCTCGACCGGCAAGCCCAAGGCGGTGCGCGTGACCCACGCTAACCTGGCCTCCGCCTACGCGGGCTGGGAGCGCGAGTACCGATTGGACGAAACCCGCGCGCATCTGCAGATGGCGAGCTTCTCCTTCGACGTGTTCGCCGGCGATCTGGTCCGCGCCCTGTGCTCGGGCAGCACCCTGGTGCTGATCACCCGCGAGCTGTTGTTCAACACCCAGCGCCTGTACCAGATCATGCTCGACCAGCGCGTCGATGCGGGCGAATTCGTGCCGGCGGTGGTGCGCGGGGTGATGGACTACTGCGAGCGCGAAGGCAAGCGCCTGGACTTCATGCGCCTGCTGATCGTCGGCTCGGACGTGTGGAAGGTCGAGGAATACCGGCGCCTGCGCGCACTGGCCGGCGCCGATACGCGGGTGATCAACTCCTACGGCCTCAGCGAAGCGACCATCGACAGCACTTACTTCGAAGGCGATGCCGCCGATCTGGAAGCCAGCCGCATGGTACCGATCGGCCGCGCCTTCCCCAACAGCGCGCTGTACATCCTGGATGCTCATCAACAGCCGGTGCCGGCCGGCGTGCCGGGCGAGTTGTGGATCGGCGGCAGCGGCGTCAGCGCCGGCTATGTCGGCGACGACGAACAGACCGCGCAGCGTTTCCGCGAATTGCCGCTGGGCCGCGGCGGGCAGCCGCGGCGGGTGTATCGCAGCGGCGACCTCGCGCGCTGGAGCGCCGACGGCGAAGTGCAGTTGATCGGCCGCGCCGACAATCAGGTCAAGGTGCGCGGGCATCGCGTGGAAATCGGCGAGATCGAATCGCAGTTGGCGGCGTGGCCGGCGATCGGCCAGACCGTGATCAGCGTGCGCGAGGACGCCAACGGCGAGACCGCGCTGTGCGCCTATTGCATCGCTGCGAACGAGGGCGAGCGCTTGAACTGGCGTGCGCTGCGCGAGCACCTGGCCGCGTACCTGCCGACCTTCATGATCCCGACCCACTACGTGCAGCTCGACGCGTTCCCGCTGTCGGCCAACGGCAAGGTCGATCTGGCCGCGTTGCCGGCGCCGGACGGCAACGACGCGCAGGCCGAGTTCGAAGCGCCGGTGACCTTGTACGAAGTGCGCATGGCCGAACACTGGAAGCAGTTGCTGGGCCTGGAGCAGGTCGGCCTGCAGCACGATTTCTTCGAAGTCGGCGGCAGCTCGATCAAGCTGATCGAACTGATCTACAACCTGCAGACCGAGTTCAACATCGCCATCGCGGTCAGCCAGTTGTTCAAGGTCACCACCCTGCACGGCATGGCCAAGACGGTCGAGGCGATCAGCCTGGGCCGGGTCGCCGGCGCCCAGCCGTACCTGCGCTTCAATCAGGGCCGCAGCCACGAACAGACGATCTTCTGCTTCCCGCCGGCCGGCGGCCACGGCCTGGTCTATCGCCAGCTCGCCGTGCACATGCCCGAGTACGAGTTCGTATCGTTCAACTACATACTCGGCGACGAAAAGATCGCCAGCTACGCCGACCTGATCGAAAGCATCCACGCGCCCGACGGCCATTGCACCTTGTTCGGCTATTCGCTCGGCGGCAACCTGGCTTTCGAAGTGGCGAAGGAACTCGAACGCCGCGGCCGCGAGGTGCCCAACGTGGTGATCATGGATTCCTACCGCATCCCGGAATCCTTCGAACTGGGCAACGAGCATTTCGAAGCCTTCGAACGCGAACTCACCGAGCACCTGCGCAAGCACACCGGCTCGGAGATCGTCGCGCAGGAAACCCTTGAACAGGCCAAGGACTACATCCGCTTCTGCAGCCAGACCCCGAATATCGGCGTGATCGCAGCGCCGGTGAGCGTGATCTCCGACGAAGACAAGCTGGTGTTCTACGGCACCGGCCACCGCGGCACCTGGCATGGCAGCTCGACCACGCGCAGCCAGGTCTACAAGGGCTTCGGCAAGCACGCGGACATGCTCGATCACAACTACATCGCGCTCAACGCGGCCTTGGCGCGCGACATTCTGGTGGGAGGGCAGACCAATGCCGCCTGA